GACTAATTAAAGGCAAATAACtactcaaggacccatcaagaGAACTCAACTTTCAAACCACAAGTACTAATCCCTTCAGTTTTCACATCATCATCGTCCACCACAAGTTCTAGCCTCTTCTTTCTTCAAAGACAGCGCAAGCATCAGCGCCCAACTCCCTGGAACCATATGACACGGCTCCATTTGACTAAGACATCCCTGCATTATTACCCAAACATCCATAACTCGAACTGATCCCAATTGGGTTTGAACCAGTACTGCTTCTAGCCTCTAACCCTTGCATGGTGATGATCTCCTGTGACGACCCATTTTGCTGTACTTGTGATTTCCTGCGCTTCTTTTTCTCATAAGCTATCCCTCTTGCCTTGGCCTGAGCGTCCCTCACTTCCTTGAGGTACAGCCTCACAGCGCGTGTGCCAAACGGGTTGGTATCCGGCTGCCCGCCGTTCTCTTCAAAGGCTGCGCGGAGGCGGCCAATGAGAGCATCCAGGCTACCCCAAGCCTGTCTCAGTGGGCAAGGGCAGGGAGCTGGTGGGTGAGGGTGGCCAAAGAACGGGCAGGTGTCGTTGTGGACCTTGGTCTTCCCGAACTGGTCCAAGTACCGGAGGAATTCAAGAACATGGGCGCCGCTGCAGCGGGAGAGAGCTAAGGGCGGGCGGTGGTTCTTGAGGTACTGACCGAAGGTGTTCCAGTCTCGCCGCTTCTGGGATTCGTACCGGCTCAGTACAGGTGGGGATACCGGTGCTGCGATTAATGATTGATGATGACTCTGGTTCCCGGAACTGCTGTTGGTAGAGCTGCTGCACCGGCTGAGAGAGGATGTAGCGGCTGCAGCAGCCGCCGCAACAGCAGTTGACATATTGCCCCTGAATATAAGGTACTATTTATGAATTCAAAAGCTGTTCTTTGTAGAAATCAAGCTTTAAGCTTGTTTGAAGACCTAATTTGGTAAAGGAAAACGAGGGGTTGTAGGAGAAACTGTCAGTATGAACACGGAAGCTAGCTAGCAAGAGCAGAATTGCTTTAATCGGGGAAACTAAAATTCAGACAATGGAAGGAGATGTTTTCTGCAAACAAAAAACTACAGCACCCTAAAACAACttcagacacagagagagagagaaagaagagactGAGGAGGTATGTGGTGGAAGGAAGGGAGGTATTTGAGAGATATATAGAGCAGAAAGAAGAGGGTGCGAGGAAGGAGAGGATGGAAGAAGGGAACAAAAGAGGGACCCATGCAATGGAGAGCCACGTCGGGGAAGTGATGACAGTTTCAATGTCTCTTCAAAACGTCATGTCAATATTTTCACCATCTCTCACTCTTTAACTGCACCTTCTCTTTCTTCTGTTCTGTGTAAACTCTTCTGTCACCTTTACCTGTCTATGCCTTCTAAGCGTAACGTAATCCTTAAAGGATGACAGTAAGGTCCGACAGTGAAAGGGTTTTAGTTCATGtcgttattataatttttttatatttttatataaaatataataaataatttaatttttataaattttaaaataatattaatattaaaaaataatattttaataatattttatttatttttattttttatttaaaatcattacctCCCTTTTCAGCCCAAAACCGTAACCATGTGTGTAATTCGACATGGGAGTTGACCTCGGTATCTAACATTGGAAGTTGGAATCCTAGGTTGGTTTTGATTGTAAAGCTGGTATTTAACAAGGTTTCCGATCTATGCCTCAACCTATTACAGCGTGCGGTTCAGCGTTTAACAGTtgtgtataaattttttatttattttttaacatttttaattattaaaaaaataaaataatatataattttattaatagtcactttataattattaaatataaataaattaattaaaatatataaataataatattgagtgATAAGTTGAAAGAGATTCACTAGCATATTCCTTCAAGTATATACAATGCTATAGTTGCTAAATACCTAattaggggtgagcatcggccggtccggaccggtaaaaccgaccggaccggcactgtttggaccggaccggaccggaccgaattgggtccggtccgatccggtctcatttttaagggaccgaaaagattcggtccggtcccggtccggaagtttttcaccccggaccggaccgaatagaaataaaaaaaaaataaatattatttatatatattatttatataatagtattagcatattactaatatatataatagtatactatatgtatatatattaaatatattacaatataattacataaatattaaaaaaaatgtcattaaatattagcatattatataaatatatagttatcactattactattattacatatagttattagttatagtatagttattattacatatatttattagttatagtattattactaatagactaatagtattagcatattactaatatatatataatactatatgtatatatattaaatatattacaatataattacataaatattaaaaaaaatgtcattagataaaaaaaaaaaaaaaaaaaaaaaaaaaaaaaaaaagtcaaacttggaccgaatggaccgaccggaccggtcctgatggagttcggtccggtccagggttggaaaaccctggaccgaataggtccggtccggtccagtccacaaaacctccccggaccggaccgaactcacccctagtaACCTAATTTTGTCCTGAGTTCAAGATCGTTTGCAAAACACACCCTTCAATGACAAAACTTGATTCAAATTTTAGTTTTAGATCTTGTCAACCAATCAAGTCTATAAATAGaacttttcttatatttttgttattattttatatgagttctagtatatataattatttttatatattttttatacactttactgatataattgaataaaatagttattttatattaaaatataatgacgtaactaatcacattaataaaatgcatAATATGATACTATACAAATgtgattgtatataaaatttttaatatatcttctatatataaaaagtgtgtatgaaacggaaaatcttgttttaacggtttttcttgtttttccgttaaagttaacaccgtttgttttaacggtttgacacataaaatgaagacgtAAATGTTAAGAGAGataacattcaatgttgttatatgatttattaatctcaataattataatatttaataatttatataataataagtaattaaaaattagttattatatttttctctttctccttaacatatacacgtgtattaagtgaataagacgtgaatccctaagtataatatacgtgtattatacgtttcattaactcagcttattgagtattccaaatttaaaaatctcatataatatataatataagtgtgtttaatcaaagtgttttttttccccatggtagtaggacgtagcttccactaagtcatattccatacgtaggcttgctatgataggcacgtgacaaaggtcttgatccttgagctaatcaagaaagagtaaattcggccaacaatttcaaaatatattttatgatttatatatatgctatatatagaaaatattataccacaaattttataaaaagattatgttttaactttatgttgtccctgatcgactcaaccaacagcaaaataagaatttcaatattgtctctattgattatctacaggatgacataaattgatgaattataatacaaacatcaaacgacacatatatattttcaactaccgtttgtgttagacttttattaaatttttcgtatacatctttgctaa
This sequence is a window from Carya illinoinensis cultivar Pawnee chromosome 9, C.illinoinensisPawnee_v1, whole genome shotgun sequence. Protein-coding genes within it:
- the LOC122277793 gene encoding protein LIGHT-DEPENDENT SHORT HYPOCOTYLS 4-like → MSTAVAAAAAAATSSLSRCSSSTNSSSGNQSHHQSLIAAPVSPPVLSRYESQKRRDWNTFGQYLKNHRPPLALSRCSGAHVLEFLRYLDQFGKTKVHNDTCPFFGHPHPPAPCPCPLRQAWGSLDALIGRLRAAFEENGGQPDTNPFGTRAVRLYLKEVRDAQAKARGIAYEKKKRRKSQVQQNGSSQEIITMQGLEARSSTGSNPIGISSSYGCLGNNAGMS